The following proteins are co-located in the Diaphorobacter sp. HDW4B genome:
- a CDS encoding tripartite tricarboxylate transporter permease: MDLIHNLSTGFGVAFTFQNLIYCFIGCLLGTLIGVLPGVGPVATIAMLLPATYALPPVAALIMLAGIYYGAQYGGSTTAILVNLPGESSSVVTVIDGYQMARKGRAGPALAAAGIGSFFAGCVGTLILAAFAPPLTEVAFKFGPAEYFSLMVLGLIGAVVLASGSLLKAVGMIVLGLLLGLVGTDVNSGVARYSFDIPELTDGINFVVIAMGVFGYGEIIANLSKPDDDREVFTAKVSGLFPTKEDFKRMFPAMIRGTALGSALGILPGGGALLAAFAAYTVEKKTKLKPGEVPFGQGNIRGVAAPESANNAGSQTSFIPLLTLGIPPNAVMALMVGAMTIHNIQPGPQVMTSNPELFWGLIASMWIGNAMLVILNLPLIGMWIKLLTVPYRWLFPSIVLFCAIGVYSTNNNTFDVWLVGLFGFVGYMFYKLGVEPAPLLLGYILGPMMEENLRRALLLSRGDWSVFVTRPISAGLLAAALLLLVIVLMPAVSKRRDEAFVEE; this comes from the coding sequence ATGGATCTGATACATAACTTGTCGACGGGCTTCGGCGTCGCCTTCACCTTCCAAAACCTGATCTACTGCTTCATCGGCTGTCTGTTGGGTACCCTGATCGGCGTGCTGCCAGGCGTGGGCCCTGTGGCCACCATCGCCATGCTGCTGCCTGCAACCTACGCGCTGCCTCCAGTGGCTGCGCTGATCATGCTGGCCGGTATCTACTACGGCGCGCAGTACGGTGGTTCGACCACTGCCATTCTGGTGAACCTGCCAGGCGAATCGTCCTCTGTGGTGACCGTGATCGACGGCTACCAGATGGCCCGAAAAGGGCGAGCGGGACCGGCGCTTGCAGCTGCCGGTATCGGCTCGTTCTTCGCAGGCTGCGTGGGTACGCTGATTCTGGCCGCCTTCGCTCCTCCGTTGACCGAAGTGGCTTTCAAGTTCGGCCCTGCTGAATACTTCTCGCTGATGGTGCTGGGTCTGATCGGTGCCGTGGTGCTGGCTTCCGGCTCGCTGCTGAAGGCCGTCGGCATGATTGTGCTGGGTCTGCTGCTGGGTCTGGTCGGTACCGACGTGAACTCCGGTGTGGCGCGCTACTCCTTCGACATTCCAGAACTGACCGACGGCATCAACTTCGTCGTGATCGCGATGGGTGTGTTCGGTTACGGCGAAATCATCGCCAACCTGTCCAAGCCGGACGACGACCGTGAAGTGTTCACCGCCAAGGTGTCGGGCCTGTTCCCCACCAAGGAAGACTTCAAGCGCATGTTCCCCGCGATGATCCGCGGTACGGCTCTGGGCTCTGCTCTGGGTATCCTGCCAGGTGGCGGCGCGCTGCTGGCGGCTTTCGCTGCCTACACGGTGGAAAAGAAGACCAAGCTCAAGCCCGGTGAAGTTCCATTCGGCCAAGGCAACATCCGTGGTGTGGCGGCTCCCGAGTCTGCCAACAACGCTGGTTCGCAAACCTCGTTCATTCCTCTGCTGACTCTGGGCATTCCACCCAACGCCGTGATGGCGCTGATGGTGGGTGCGATGACGATTCACAACATCCAGCCTGGCCCACAGGTGATGACCAGCAACCCGGAACTGTTCTGGGGTCTGATCGCCTCCATGTGGATCGGCAACGCGATGCTCGTGATTCTGAACCTGCCGCTGATCGGCATGTGGATCAAGCTGCTGACCGTGCCATACCGTTGGCTGTTCCCATCCATCGTGCTGTTCTGCGCGATCGGTGTGTACTCCACCAACAACAACACGTTCGACGTGTGGCTCGTAGGTCTGTTCGGCTTCGTCGGCTACATGTTCTACAAGCTGGGCGTGGAGCCTGCTCCTCTGCTGCTGGGCTACATCCTCGGCCCGATGATGGAAGAAAACCTGCGTCGCGCACTGCTGCTGTCGCGTGGTGACTGGAGCGTGTTCGTGACACGTCCGATCTCCGCCGGTCTGCTGGCTGCCGCTCTGCTGCTGCTGGTCATCGTGTTGATGCCTGCCGTGAGCAAGCGCCGCGATGAAGCCTTCGTGGAAGAGTGA
- a CDS encoding DMT family transporter: MVGAIAFSGKAIIVKLAYRHGVDAVTLIMFRMLFALPFFLLMAAWASRGKPPLTQRDWLGVIGLGISGYYLASFLDFAGLAYITAGLERLILYLTPTLVVALGWFLYRRKITRVQALGMFISYVGVLAVFGQEVRLAGSGVAWGVFLVFLSAISYAIYLVYSGQMVARLGSIRLVGLATSVACICCILQFLVLRTLSAAFDVAPQVVWLSVLNAVLCTVVPVLLTMMAIERIGSAMVSQTGLIGPLSTVLMGIWLLDEPFTTGIALGTVLVIAGIFVFTRAGVRSSG; this comes from the coding sequence ATGGTCGGGGCGATTGCGTTCAGCGGCAAGGCCATCATCGTCAAGCTCGCGTATCGGCATGGGGTGGATGCGGTCACGCTGATCATGTTCCGCATGCTGTTTGCGCTGCCGTTCTTCTTGCTGATGGCGGCGTGGGCGAGTCGGGGCAAGCCGCCGCTCACCCAACGTGACTGGCTGGGCGTGATCGGGCTCGGGATTTCGGGCTACTACCTTGCGAGCTTTCTGGACTTTGCGGGGCTGGCCTACATCACCGCCGGGCTGGAGCGGCTGATTCTGTATCTCACGCCCACGCTGGTGGTGGCGCTGGGTTGGTTTCTCTATCGACGCAAGATCACGCGTGTGCAGGCACTCGGCATGTTCATCAGCTATGTGGGCGTGCTGGCGGTGTTCGGGCAGGAGGTGCGGCTGGCGGGCTCGGGCGTGGCCTGGGGCGTGTTTCTGGTGTTTCTCTCGGCCATCAGCTATGCGATTTATCTGGTCTACAGTGGCCAGATGGTGGCGCGGCTGGGCTCCATCCGACTGGTGGGCTTGGCGACCTCGGTGGCTTGCATCTGCTGCATTCTGCAGTTTCTGGTGCTGCGGACCCTATCGGCGGCGTTTGACGTGGCGCCGCAGGTGGTCTGGCTTTCGGTGCTCAATGCGGTGCTGTGCACGGTGGTGCCGGTGCTGCTCACGATGATGGCCATCGAGCGCATCGGCTCGGCCATGGTGTCGCAGACCGGGCTGATCGGGCCATTGTCCACGGTGCTCATGGGCATCTGGTTGCTCGACGAGCCATTCACCACCGGCATTGCGCTTGGCACGGTGCTGGTGATTGCCGGGATATTCGTTTTCACGCGCGCAGGCGTGCGCAGCAGCGGCTAG
- a CDS encoding SDR family oxidoreductase: MDLGISGRWALVSGASKGLGFGCAHALVAEGVNVVVVARTADAVEAAAQQLRSAAGQGAKVIAVAADITAQAGRDAAFSAAGGPGVDFDIVVTNAGGPPTGDFRNWDRDAWIKAVDANMLTPIEMIKTTVDGMAARGFGRIVNITSSAVKAPIDILGLSNGARSGLTGFVAGLARSPIAAKGVTINNLLPGKFDTDRLASTINAAAQKAGKSQDEARAAAASQVPAKRFGTPEEFGAICAFLCSVHGGYITGQNILADGGLYPGTF, translated from the coding sequence ATGGATCTGGGAATTTCTGGGCGCTGGGCGCTGGTGTCGGGCGCGAGCAAGGGGCTGGGCTTTGGCTGCGCACATGCGCTGGTTGCTGAAGGCGTGAATGTGGTCGTCGTGGCGCGGACGGCGGATGCCGTCGAGGCGGCTGCGCAGCAACTGCGATCTGCCGCAGGGCAAGGTGCAAAGGTGATTGCGGTAGCAGCTGACATTACTGCGCAAGCAGGGCGCGATGCGGCGTTTTCTGCGGCAGGTGGTCCGGGCGTCGATTTCGACATCGTGGTGACGAATGCGGGCGGACCGCCAACGGGCGACTTCCGCAACTGGGACCGCGATGCGTGGATCAAGGCGGTGGATGCCAACATGCTCACGCCCATCGAGATGATCAAGACGACGGTGGACGGCATGGCGGCGCGTGGCTTCGGGCGCATCGTCAACATCACGTCGAGCGCGGTGAAGGCACCCATCGACATTCTGGGTCTGTCGAACGGTGCACGCAGTGGCCTGACGGGTTTTGTGGCCGGTCTTGCGCGCAGCCCGATTGCGGCCAAGGGCGTGACGATCAACAACCTGCTTCCGGGCAAGTTCGACACGGATCGTCTGGCCTCGACGATCAACGCCGCAGCGCAGAAAGCGGGCAAGTCACAGGACGAGGCACGCGCCGCAGCCGCATCGCAGGTGCCTGCCAAGCGCTTTGGCACGCCTGAGGAGTTCGGCGCGATCTGCGCGTTTCTGTGCAGCGTGCACGGTGGCTACATCACGGGGCAGAACATTCTGGCCGATGGCGGTCTGTATCCCGGCACGTTCTGA
- a CDS encoding BPSS1780 family membrane protein — MKLHIVPARTGVDWVRQGIRVFWRQPLALTLLFFTTTAAMSLLSVLPLIGPAIALALLPTATLVMMEAAAETSLGRIPTPALILHAFRTGRQRLGALAVLGGIYAALFLLIIGLASLADGGQFARVYFGVEPLTQEVATSSGFVASTWIVMALYVPLSMLFWHAPGLVHWHNVPPVKALFFSIVACFRNLGAFTVFSIVWFGVFIGAGIVVSLVVTLLAVAGLGNAVVAALMIASALVLASMFFTSIVFTFRDNFERPDQPPSQNAQLTD, encoded by the coding sequence ATGAAACTGCATATTGTTCCGGCTCGCACTGGCGTTGACTGGGTTCGCCAGGGCATCCGCGTTTTCTGGCGACAGCCGCTGGCGCTCACCCTGCTGTTCTTCACGACCACGGCGGCGATGTCGCTGCTGTCCGTGCTGCCCCTGATTGGCCCGGCAATCGCGTTGGCCCTGCTGCCCACCGCCACCTTGGTGATGATGGAAGCGGCTGCGGAAACCAGCCTCGGCCGCATTCCCACACCCGCGCTCATCCTGCACGCCTTCCGCACCGGCCGCCAGCGTCTGGGCGCTCTGGCCGTGCTGGGCGGCATCTACGCCGCGCTGTTTCTGCTGATCATTGGTCTGGCATCGCTGGCCGATGGCGGGCAGTTCGCACGCGTGTATTTCGGCGTCGAGCCGCTCACGCAAGAGGTTGCAACCAGCAGCGGTTTCGTCGCATCGACCTGGATCGTGATGGCGCTGTACGTGCCGCTGTCCATGCTGTTCTGGCACGCACCGGGCCTTGTCCACTGGCACAACGTGCCGCCCGTGAAGGCGCTGTTCTTCAGCATCGTGGCGTGCTTTCGCAACCTCGGCGCGTTCACGGTCTTCAGCATCGTCTGGTTCGGCGTGTTCATCGGCGCAGGCATTGTGGTGAGCCTCGTGGTCACGCTGCTGGCCGTGGCTGGCTTGGGCAATGCCGTCGTCGCGGCGCTGATGATCGCCTCCGCACTGGTGCTGGCCTCGATGTTCTTCACCTCCATCGTCTTCACCTTCCGCGACAACTTCGAGCGACCCGATCAGCCCCCTTCGCAGAACGCCCAGTTGACGGATTGA
- a CDS encoding homoserine kinase, which translates to MAVFTEVSNKEARELLRRLQLGTLKELRGIEGGIENTNYFLTSDEGEYVLTLFERLTAEQLPFYLHLMKHLAHGGIPVPDPAANKSGDILHTVAGKPAAVVNKLRGKSQLAPEAVHCAAVGATLARMHLAGRDYDRQQPNLRGLPWWNETVPVVLPHIGEEQQALLRSELAYQNHIAESSEYAALPRGPVHADLFRDNVMFDGEELTGFFDFYFAGVDTWLFDLSVCLNDWCIDLPTGVHDATRAQAMLDAYQSVRPLTASERALLPAMLRAGALRFWISRLWDFYLPREASMLKPHDPTHFERVLRERVAHPVHP; encoded by the coding sequence ATGGCCGTCTTCACCGAAGTCTCCAACAAAGAGGCGCGCGAACTGCTGCGCCGGTTGCAACTGGGCACATTGAAGGAGCTGCGCGGCATCGAAGGCGGCATCGAGAACACCAATTACTTTCTGACCTCGGATGAAGGTGAGTACGTGCTCACGCTGTTCGAGCGCCTGACCGCCGAGCAACTGCCGTTCTATCTGCACCTGATGAAGCATCTGGCGCACGGCGGCATTCCCGTGCCCGATCCGGCGGCCAACAAGAGCGGCGACATTCTGCACACCGTGGCCGGCAAGCCCGCCGCCGTGGTCAACAAGCTGCGTGGCAAAAGCCAGCTCGCCCCAGAGGCCGTGCACTGCGCCGCCGTGGGGGCCACGCTCGCCCGCATGCACTTGGCGGGCCGTGACTACGACCGCCAGCAGCCCAATCTGCGCGGTCTGCCCTGGTGGAACGAGACCGTGCCGGTCGTGCTGCCGCACATCGGCGAAGAGCAGCAAGCGCTGCTGCGCTCCGAGCTGGCTTATCAGAACCACATCGCAGAATCGTCGGAATACGCAGCCCTTCCGCGTGGCCCGGTGCATGCCGACCTGTTCCGCGACAACGTGATGTTCGATGGCGAAGAGCTCACCGGCTTCTTCGACTTCTACTTCGCGGGCGTGGACACCTGGCTGTTCGACCTGTCCGTGTGCCTGAACGACTGGTGCATCGACCTGCCCACCGGCGTGCACGATGCCACCCGTGCGCAAGCCATGCTCGACGCTTACCAGTCCGTGCGTCCACTCACCGCCTCCGAACGCGCCCTGCTGCCTGCCATGCTGCGTGCGGGTGCGCTGCGCTTCTGGATCTCGCGCCTGTGGGACTTCTACCTGCCGCGCGAAGCATCGATGCTCAAGCCGCACGATCCCACGCACTTCGAGCGCGTGCTGCGCGAGCGCGTCGCGCACCCCGTTCATCCATGA
- the polA gene encoding DNA polymerase I has product MSNSKTLVLVDGSSYLYRAFHAMPDLRAVPGDPTSAATGAIRGMINMMQALRKDVTADYAVCVFDASGPTFRDEIYTEYKAQRAPMPDDLRSQIDPIHDVVRMLGWKVVAVPKVEADDVIATLARIAAEQGIDVVVSSGDKDLSQLVNERITIIDTMNGKKRDVAGVTEEFGVPPSLMIDFQALVGDTVDNVPGVTKVGPKTASKWLLEYGSLDKLIEHAADIKGVAGQNLRDAIASGQLALSRQLVTMKTDCELDDYLPGLPALDGILLGDPDAVQLQPFYEKFGFKGLARSLGAVEKPAAEGKKAAKGEPSPQNDLFSTEDAITTEIAVQAQHRDVVYETLLTEAELDAWIAKISAAKLTAIDTETTSLDEQQARIVGISFSVEVGNAAYVPVAHDGPDAPEQLPIDLVLAKLKPWLEDASKKKLGQHIKYDRHVFANHGIDVQGYEHDTMLESYVLEVHKPHGLSSLADRHTGRSGITYEDLCGKGAKQIPFSQVPVEKAAAYSCEDSDQTLDVHKVLWPELEANDKLRGIYELEMQTSEVLFRIERNGVLIDAAELAKQSNDLGQRIVQLEKEAFEIAGQPFNLASPKQLGEIFFDKLGMPVVKKTATGARSTDEEVLEKLAEDYPLPAKLLEHRSLSKLKGTYTDKIALLADKNGRVHTHYAQAVAVTGRLSSNDPNLQNIPVRTPEGRRVREAFIAPQGRVIASADYSQIELRIMAHISGDESLLRAFHDGIDVHKATAAEVFGVPVDQVSSEQRRYAKVINFGLIYGMSSFGLAKNLGIETKAAAAYIDKYFQRYPGVKQYMDETKMQAKSQGYVETVFGRRLYLPEINSPNGPRRAGAERAAINAPMQGTAADLIKMAMVAVQKELDAKKPGILMIMQVHDELVFELPESEVEWVRTEVPRLMADIAQLKVPLLAEVGFGPNWEKAH; this is encoded by the coding sequence ATGAGCAATTCCAAGACACTGGTGCTGGTGGACGGTTCCAGCTACCTCTACCGCGCCTTTCACGCCATGCCCGATCTGCGGGCCGTGCCGGGCGACCCGACGAGCGCAGCCACAGGCGCGATTCGCGGCATGATCAACATGATGCAGGCGCTGCGCAAGGATGTGACGGCGGACTACGCGGTCTGCGTCTTCGACGCCAGCGGCCCCACCTTCCGCGACGAGATCTACACCGAATACAAGGCGCAACGCGCGCCCATGCCCGACGACCTGCGCTCGCAGATCGACCCGATCCACGACGTGGTGCGCATGCTGGGCTGGAAGGTCGTGGCCGTGCCCAAGGTCGAGGCCGACGACGTGATCGCCACGCTCGCGCGCATCGCCGCCGAGCAGGGCATCGACGTGGTGGTGTCCAGCGGCGACAAGGACCTGTCGCAACTCGTGAATGAGCGCATCACCATCATCGACACCATGAACGGCAAGAAGCGTGACGTGGCGGGCGTGACCGAAGAATTCGGCGTGCCGCCTTCGCTCATGATCGACTTTCAGGCGCTGGTGGGCGACACCGTGGACAACGTGCCCGGCGTCACCAAGGTCGGCCCCAAGACGGCCTCCAAATGGCTGCTCGAATACGGCTCGCTCGACAAACTGATCGAGCATGCCGCTGACATCAAAGGCGTGGCCGGGCAGAACCTGCGCGATGCAATCGCCTCGGGACAACTCGCGCTCAGTCGCCAGTTGGTCACCATGAAGACCGACTGCGAACTCGATGACTACCTGCCCGGACTGCCCGCGCTCGACGGCATCCTGCTGGGCGATCCGGATGCGGTGCAATTGCAGCCGTTCTATGAGAAATTCGGCTTCAAGGGTTTGGCGCGTTCGCTCGGCGCGGTCGAAAAGCCTGCTGCCGAAGGCAAGAAAGCGGCCAAGGGCGAACCCAGTCCGCAGAACGATCTGTTCTCCACCGAAGACGCCATCACGACCGAAATCGCAGTGCAGGCTCAGCACCGCGATGTGGTCTATGAAACGCTGTTGACCGAGGCCGAACTCGACGCATGGATCGCAAAGATCAGCGCAGCCAAGCTCACCGCCATCGACACAGAAACCACCTCGCTCGACGAGCAGCAGGCGCGCATCGTCGGCATCAGTTTCAGTGTGGAAGTGGGCAACGCGGCCTATGTGCCGGTTGCGCATGACGGTCCGGACGCGCCCGAGCAATTGCCCATCGATCTGGTGCTCGCCAAGCTCAAGCCCTGGCTGGAAGACGCGAGCAAAAAGAAGCTCGGCCAGCACATCAAATACGACCGACATGTGTTCGCCAATCACGGCATCGATGTGCAGGGCTACGAGCACGACACCATGCTCGAAAGCTACGTGCTCGAAGTGCACAAGCCGCACGGCTTGTCGAGCTTGGCTGATCGCCACACGGGCCGCAGCGGCATCACGTATGAAGACCTGTGCGGCAAGGGCGCCAAGCAGATTCCGTTCTCGCAAGTGCCGGTGGAAAAGGCCGCAGCGTATTCGTGCGAAGACTCGGACCAGACGCTCGATGTGCACAAGGTGCTTTGGCCGGAGCTAGAAGCCAACGACAAGCTGCGCGGCATCTACGAGCTGGAAATGCAGACCAGCGAAGTGCTGTTCCGCATCGAGCGCAACGGCGTGCTGATCGACGCGGCGGAACTCGCCAAGCAGAGCAACGATCTGGGCCAGCGCATCGTGCAGCTTGAAAAGGAAGCCTTCGAGATCGCCGGTCAGCCGTTCAATCTGGCCAGCCCCAAGCAACTCGGAGAAATCTTCTTCGACAAGCTCGGCATGCCGGTCGTGAAGAAGACGGCAACCGGCGCGCGCTCCACTGATGAAGAAGTGCTGGAAAAGCTCGCCGAGGATTACCCGCTGCCCGCCAAGCTGCTGGAGCACCGCAGCCTGAGCAAACTGAAGGGCACCTACACCGACAAGATTGCGCTGCTGGCCGACAAGAACGGCCGCGTGCACACGCATTACGCGCAAGCCGTGGCGGTGACGGGTCGTCTGTCGAGCAATGATCCGAATCTGCAGAACATTCCCGTTCGCACGCCCGAAGGCCGCCGCGTGCGCGAAGCCTTCATCGCCCCGCAAGGCCGCGTGATTGCGAGCGCCGACTACAGCCAGATCGAACTGCGCATCATGGCCCACATCAGCGGCGACGAGTCGCTCCTGCGCGCTTTCCACGACGGCATCGACGTGCACAAGGCCACGGCTGCGGAGGTGTTCGGCGTGCCGGTCGATCAGGTCTCAAGCGAGCAACGCCGCTACGCCAAGGTCATCAACTTCGGCCTCATCTACGGCATGAGCAGTTTTGGTCTGGCCAAGAATCTGGGCATCGAAACCAAGGCTGCAGCCGCCTACATCGACAAGTACTTCCAGCGCTACCCCGGCGTCAAGCAGTACATGGACGAAACCAAGATGCAGGCCAAATCACAAGGCTATGTCGAGACCGTCTTCGGTCGCCGTCTCTATCTTCCCGAGATCAACTCCCCCAACGGCCCCCGCCGCGCAGGTGCCGAACGCGCCGCCATCAACGCCCCCATGCAGGGCACGGCAGCCGACCTCATCAAGATGGCCATGGTCGCGGTGCAGAAGGAACTGGACGCCAAGAAGCCCGGCATTCTGATGATCATGCAGGTGCACGACGAACTGGTGTTCGAACTGCCCGAATCGGAAGTCGAATGGGTGCGCACCGAAGTGCCGCGCCTGATGGCCGACATCGCCCAACTCAAGGTGCCGCTGCTGGCTGAAGTGGGCTTTGGGCCAAATTGGGAGAAGGCGCATTGA
- a CDS encoding dienelactone hydrolase family protein codes for MQHDDMKRDLDSLVPGQTTEAGASRRTALKVALGVGYAAAVVPVCAQTAIKTSSDGLTVGDVSYEVNGFKVNAYRAVPTDKKNAPVILVISEIFGVHDYIADTCRRLAKEGYMAIAPDLFARQGDPMSFGEIAKIQSEVIAKVPDAQVMADLDATVKWAGANGGDISKLGITGFCWGGRITWLYAAHGPVKAGVAWYGRLVGQESPLTPKHPVDLAPILKAPVLGLYGEKDSGIPLDTVDKMKAALKEGSSAAKASEFVIYPDAPHAFHADYRPSFRKEAAEDGWKRALAWFKTHGVS; via the coding sequence ATGCAGCATGACGACATGAAGCGCGATCTGGATTCGCTGGTGCCCGGTCAGACCACGGAAGCTGGCGCATCGCGCCGCACTGCGCTCAAAGTGGCGCTGGGCGTGGGTTACGCGGCGGCGGTGGTGCCGGTCTGCGCGCAGACGGCGATCAAGACGTCCTCGGACGGACTGACCGTGGGCGATGTGAGCTACGAGGTGAATGGCTTCAAGGTCAACGCCTACCGCGCCGTTCCCACGGACAAAAAGAACGCGCCGGTGATTCTGGTGATCTCCGAAATCTTTGGCGTGCACGACTACATCGCCGACACCTGCCGCCGCTTGGCCAAGGAAGGCTACATGGCGATTGCGCCCGATCTGTTCGCGCGCCAGGGCGATCCCATGTCTTTCGGCGAGATCGCCAAGATCCAGAGCGAGGTGATCGCCAAGGTGCCCGATGCACAGGTCATGGCCGATCTGGATGCGACCGTGAAATGGGCGGGTGCGAATGGCGGCGACATTTCCAAACTCGGCATCACCGGCTTCTGCTGGGGCGGGCGCATCACCTGGCTGTATGCCGCGCATGGCCCGGTCAAGGCGGGCGTGGCGTGGTACGGACGCCTTGTGGGACAGGAGTCGCCGCTCACGCCCAAGCACCCGGTGGACCTCGCCCCGATCCTCAAGGCGCCGGTGCTCGGCCTGTATGGTGAAAAAGATTCGGGCATCCCTCTTGACACGGTTGATAAGATGAAAGCAGCTCTCAAAGAGGGCTCTTCTGCCGCCAAGGCATCCGAGTTCGTGATCTACCCGGATGCGCCGCACGCATTCCACGCCGACTACCGCCCGAGCTTCCGCAAGGAAGCCGCCGAAGATGGCTGGAAGCGCGCACTGGCGTGGTTCAAGACGCATGGGGTGAGCTGA
- a CDS encoding ZIP family metal transporter has product MQLVAILIATLAAGIGSVWIAALLMRFGLGNGNRVGTQHLLSLAAGALLATAFMHLLPEAFEESHAHAHELFPILLVGLVFFFLLDKAELWHHGHEHYDAHRAQAGAHQQGHDHDHHDHEHGHAHAHSHGHTHGKQGGGWSILTGDSVHCFGDGVLIASAFMADMRLGIVAAVSVLAHEVPHHIGDLVVMSQGSVDRRVALIKVSLAGAVTALGGLTGYFLLNQLHDGLMYLLVIASSSFIYVALADLIPQLQKRLSAAQTFAQVAWLVAGIVIVTVVSKLAHVH; this is encoded by the coding sequence ATGCAATTAGTAGCAATTTTGATCGCCACACTGGCTGCTGGCATTGGGAGTGTCTGGATCGCCGCATTGTTGATGCGCTTTGGTCTGGGCAATGGAAATCGCGTGGGAACGCAGCATCTGCTGAGCTTGGCAGCGGGCGCCTTGCTCGCCACGGCCTTCATGCATTTGCTGCCCGAGGCCTTCGAGGAAAGCCATGCTCACGCGCACGAGCTGTTCCCGATTCTGCTGGTCGGGCTGGTGTTCTTCTTTCTGCTCGACAAGGCGGAACTGTGGCATCACGGGCATGAGCACTATGACGCGCACCGTGCGCAAGCAGGTGCTCACCAACAAGGCCACGACCACGACCATCATGACCACGAACACGGCCACGCGCATGCCCATTCACATGGTCACACGCACGGCAAGCAGGGCGGTGGCTGGTCGATTCTCACGGGTGACAGCGTGCATTGCTTTGGCGACGGCGTGCTGATCGCGTCGGCCTTCATGGCCGACATGCGGCTGGGCATCGTCGCGGCCGTGTCGGTGCTGGCGCACGAGGTGCCGCACCACATCGGCGATCTGGTGGTGATGAGCCAGGGCAGCGTGGATCGCCGCGTTGCGCTGATCAAGGTGTCGTTGGCCGGTGCGGTGACGGCGCTGGGCGGCTTGACGGGCTACTTCCTGCTCAACCAGTTGCACGACGGGCTGATGTACCTGCTCGTGATCGCCTCCAGCAGTTTCATCTATGTGGCGCTGGCGGATCTGATTCCGCAGTTGCAAAAGCGCCTGTCAGCCGCGCAGACCTTTGCGCAGGTCGCATGGTTGGTGGCAGGCATTGTGATCGTCACCGTCGTGAGCAAGCTCGCCCACGTGCATTGA
- a CDS encoding LytTR family DNA-binding domain-containing protein — MNILIVDDEALARSRLRTLLGDCGPEYHVQEAAHAAEALSVLQQRLGADFDLVLLDIHMPGQDGLSLAQTIQQLPNPPAIVFVTAHVDHAVSAFELDATDYLTKPVRLARLQQAIAKVQRLPRVPTPAVAPVPDNEPAIVIQERGRTVRLPMAEVLYLKAEQKYVTVRTFTRSYILDGSLLELESRYAEHFMRVHRSMLVARRALRSLEKHYDAEEGEGWAVRLQGLAELLPVSRRQVSAVREALTLQ; from the coding sequence ATGAACATCCTGATCGTCGACGACGAAGCCTTGGCGCGCAGCCGACTGCGCACGTTGCTGGGCGACTGCGGCCCCGAGTACCACGTGCAGGAGGCAGCGCACGCAGCCGAGGCGCTCAGCGTGCTGCAGCAACGTCTGGGCGCGGACTTCGATCTGGTGCTGCTCGACATCCACATGCCTGGTCAGGACGGGCTCTCTCTGGCGCAGACGATCCAGCAATTGCCCAACCCACCGGCCATCGTGTTCGTGACGGCGCATGTCGATCACGCCGTGAGCGCGTTTGAACTCGACGCGACCGACTACCTCACCAAGCCCGTGCGCCTGGCGCGACTGCAACAAGCCATCGCCAAGGTGCAGCGCCTGCCGCGCGTCCCCACGCCAGCCGTCGCGCCGGTGCCCGACAACGAACCCGCCATCGTCATTCAAGAACGTGGCCGCACGGTGCGCTTGCCCATGGCCGAGGTGCTGTATCTGAAAGCCGAGCAGAAGTACGTGACCGTGCGCACCTTCACGCGCAGCTACATCCTGGACGGCTCGCTGCTGGAACTTGAATCGCGCTACGCCGAGCATTTCATGCGCGTGCACCGCAGCATGCTGGTCGCACGCCGGGCCTTGCGCTCACTTGAAAAACACTACGACGCCGAAGAAGGCGAAGGCTGGGCGGTGCGTCTGCAAGGGCTGGCCGAGCTGCTGCCCGTCTCGCGCAGGCAGGTGTCTGCCGTACGCGAGGCGCTCACCTTGCAGTGA